One Oryza brachyantha chromosome 3, ObraRS2, whole genome shotgun sequence DNA segment encodes these proteins:
- the LOC102720314 gene encoding IRK-interacting protein, translating to MVSSPSPSSPFPAAVSDARRAGGRTTAMEVDEKYAHVATPLHSHRGGAKKTPRRAKSDGGAADSAAYVAAVSCSDCRFKQRLHAPASPGPGAVIRSLFVSLTRRSTPRSSPSPTSASGGDGGESEQWRLAASDLSRRLAAATRTRDEALEETTRLKHSLAELELKLARLEARVLPSPTAAAFPVESFLRAVSTARAAVRSLTRALSNHLRSPANPGPNLESFLNRAFHADFELDTDGDVHTADPAGRCEANLAAYHSIAALTWEEVLLHGTKHYSEGLSRFCDAKMSEVVSSLGWARARAWPEPLLQAFFLAAKGVWGVRLLARSVHPPLPVVRVDRGARFDSRFMEDAAAGRAGKLEPASVKMMVAPGFHVYVACAGVVKCKVVCFYSNSGRTGGHRDGGSSANGSVGLGSSSSCGDVNGSATADVADGCNKSEQ from the exons ATGGTCTCGTCTCCCtcgccctcctctcccttccccgCCGCA GTATCCGACGCGAGGCGGGCCGGTGGCAGGACGACGGCCATGGAGGTGGACGAGAAGTACGCGCACGTCGCGACGCCACTCCACAGCCACCGCGGGGGTGCCAAGAAGACGCCGCGGCGAGCGAAGAGCGACGGGGGCGCCGCGGATTCCGCGGCGTACGTCGCGGCGGTGTCCTGCTCTGACTGCCGCTTCAAGCAGCGCCTCCacgcgccggcgtcgcctgGCCCTGGGGCGGTCATCCGCTCGCTGTTCGTGTCACTCACCCGCCGATCcacgccgcgctcgtcgccgtcgccgacgtcggcgTCTGGAGGGGACGGAGGGGAGAGCGAGCAGTGGCGCCTAGCCGCGTCCGACCTCTCACggcggctcgcggcggcgacacgcaCGCGGGACGAGGCGCTGGAGGAGACCACACGGCTGAAGCACTCACTCGCCGAGCTGGAGCTGAAGCTCGCGCGCCTCGAGGCCCGTGTGCTCCCCTCTcccacggccgccgccttccccgtcgAGTCCTTCCTCCGGGCGGTCTCGAcagcgcgcgccgccgtgcggAGCCTCACGCGCGCACTCTCCAATCACCTCCGCAGCCCGGCGAATCCCGGTCCGAACCTCGAGAGCTTCCTGAACCGCGCCTTCCACGCCGACTTCGAGCTCGACACCGATGGCGACGTGCACACCGCGGACCCAGCGGGCCGCTGCGAGGCCAACCTCGCGGCGTACCACTCCATCGCGGCGCTGACGTGGGAGGAGGTCCTCCTCCATGGCACCAAGCACTACAGCGAGGGCCTGAGCCGATTCTGCGACGCCAAGATGAGCGAGGTGGTGTCCTCCCTCGGCTGGgctcgcgcccgcgcctgGCCGGAGCCGCTGCTGCAGGCGTTCTTCCTGGCCGCCAAGGGAGTGTGGGGGGTGCGCCTCCTCGCGCGCTCCGTGCACCCTCCGCTGCCCGTGGTGCGCGTGGACCGCGGCGCGCGGTTCGACTCGCGGTTCATGGAGGACGCGGCCGCCGGGCGCGCCGGGAAGCTGGAGCCGGCAAgcgtgaagatgatggtggcgCCGGGGTTCCACGTGTACGTCGCCTGCGCCGGCGTGGTGAAGTGCAAGGTGGTGTGCTTCTACAGCAACAGCGGCCGCACCGGCGGCCACAGAGATGGCGGGAGCAGCGCGAACGGGTCAGTGGGGTTGGGGAGTAGTAGTAGCTGTGGCGATGTGAATGGGAGTGCTACAGCGGACGTGGCGGACGGCTGTAACAAATCAGAGCAGTAG